In the genome of Paenibacillus sp. FSL R5-0766, one region contains:
- a CDS encoding glucose 1-dehydrogenase yields the protein MNEICRRLEGQMALVTGASRGIGLSIAMRLAQEGAYVLVHFGTRQDEAEQVVRHITDHGGQAQSIGADLRTLDGIHALFAQVDDAVRKHGRDGRLDILVNNAGIGQILGLEETTEASFDEVMNINVKAPLFVSQQAVPRLRDGGRIINISSFVTRVASPGVFAYSMTKGAVDTFTKLLAKELGSRQITVNAIQPGIINTEMNAGTLTNPQGQAYAAGLSVLNRWGEPEDVADVAAFLASADSRWVTGQCLDASGGSHL from the coding sequence ATGAACGAGATATGCAGAAGACTTGAAGGGCAGATGGCCTTGGTAACAGGAGCAAGCAGAGGCATCGGTCTCAGTATTGCAATGCGTCTGGCACAGGAGGGTGCATATGTGCTTGTACACTTCGGGACACGACAAGACGAAGCGGAGCAGGTTGTGCGGCATATTACAGATCATGGTGGACAGGCGCAATCCATTGGAGCGGATTTGCGCACGCTGGATGGAATTCATGCATTATTTGCACAGGTCGATGATGCTGTTCGGAAGCATGGACGAGATGGCAGGCTGGATATTTTGGTAAATAATGCAGGCATCGGGCAGATTCTTGGTCTGGAGGAGACGACAGAAGCTTCCTTCGACGAAGTGATGAACATAAATGTCAAAGCCCCCCTGTTTGTAAGCCAGCAGGCCGTTCCGCGTCTGCGGGATGGCGGGCGAATCATTAATATTTCTTCTTTTGTTACACGAGTGGCTTCCCCGGGCGTGTTCGCCTATAGCATGACGAAGGGGGCGGTGGATACCTTCACCAAGTTACTGGCGAAAGAGCTGGGAAGTCGCCAGATTACGGTCAACGCGATCCAGCCGGGCATTATTAATACCGAGATGAATGCAGGCACACTCACGAACCCGCAAGGACAGGCATATGCAGCAGGTTTGTCTGTTCTTAATCGATGGGGAGAGCCGGAGGATGTCGCAGATGTAGCTGCATTTCTTGCGTCAGCAGACAGCCGCTGGGTTACCGGACAATGTCTCGATGCCAGTGGGGGATCACATCTATAA
- a CDS encoding AbfB domain-containing protein gives MGNRKAVWILVFALTFTLFGLHPERTSAASVTITNGTDWIDTAGNPIHANSGNILQVGSTYYLYGEHAVGGRFDSVNVYTSTDLKNWTFSNTILTKDSATELASSKIERPKVIYNASTNQYVLWAHYENGTDYNLGRVAVATSNTPNGKFTYEGSFRPLNYESRDMTVFVDTDGTGYLVTASRKNGGANDTMAIFKMNASYTGIQSFEGWLFENAYREAPAVVKKGNRYYLFTSQAAGWYPNQGAYATATSMTGPWTALTPYGNPSAFGSQIHDIAAITGSNTTSYIYMGDRWNPMNLGEHKHIWLPLTLNDSNGTASLEWYTTWNIDAVTGAVTPPALVNHAQGKTATAISTASGSSASNVNDGNYQTSWVASSNSWPAWWQVDFGAPKTITEIDTSWFMYKGSEGYYKYKIEISNDGVNYSTLDRTNNLTYGFTTDAVHFTARYVRINMVNAVLWNNPGNWYTPTLHEVKMWGPATPEATGYSRFSSHNVPDQYIRHANYIARIDANVSPALDSQFRVVPGLASSTGISLESINFPGYFLKRNASNKIVLEAYADTSAYKGDATFLSSPGWADSTKVSLQSYSQPGYYIRHYDYVLQLDAIYASSSSTVKNDATFGRTNF, from the coding sequence ATGGGTAACAGGAAAGCGGTCTGGATTCTGGTCTTTGCACTCACGTTCACCCTGTTTGGACTTCATCCTGAACGAACAAGCGCAGCAAGTGTCACGATAACGAACGGTACCGATTGGATCGACACTGCAGGCAATCCCATCCATGCGAACAGCGGCAACATTCTGCAGGTAGGCTCGACGTATTATCTGTACGGTGAACATGCAGTGGGCGGCAGATTCGACAGTGTGAACGTCTACACCTCCACCGATCTGAAGAACTGGACTTTCAGCAATACCATCCTGACGAAAGATTCCGCAACCGAGCTAGCCTCCAGCAAAATTGAACGTCCCAAAGTCATCTATAACGCCTCCACCAATCAGTATGTGCTCTGGGCACACTATGAGAACGGTACAGACTACAACCTCGGACGTGTAGCGGTCGCAACAAGCAATACCCCGAATGGCAAATTCACCTATGAGGGCAGCTTCCGCCCACTGAATTATGAGTCCCGTGACATGACCGTCTTTGTTGATACAGATGGCACAGGTTATCTGGTTACGGCTTCACGCAAAAATGGCGGTGCCAATGATACGATGGCTATTTTCAAAATGAATGCAAGTTACACCGGAATACAGTCCTTCGAGGGCTGGTTGTTCGAGAACGCCTACCGTGAAGCACCTGCCGTTGTGAAAAAAGGAAACCGTTACTATCTCTTCACCTCTCAAGCCGCTGGCTGGTATCCGAATCAGGGCGCTTATGCTACAGCAACTTCCATGACGGGTCCATGGACTGCGCTTACGCCATATGGCAATCCATCTGCCTTCGGTTCGCAGATTCACGATATTGCCGCGATTACAGGCAGCAACACCACATCTTACATCTACATGGGGGATCGCTGGAATCCGATGAACCTCGGAGAGCACAAACATATCTGGCTGCCGCTAACCTTGAATGATTCGAACGGAACAGCATCACTGGAGTGGTATACAACATGGAATATCGATGCAGTAACGGGTGCGGTAACACCGCCTGCTCTCGTCAATCATGCACAAGGCAAAACAGCTACCGCCATCTCCACAGCCTCCGGATCGTCTGCATCCAACGTCAATGATGGCAACTACCAGACTTCATGGGTGGCTTCCTCCAATAGCTGGCCTGCCTGGTGGCAGGTGGACTTCGGCGCACCAAAGACGATCACCGAGATCGACACGTCCTGGTTTATGTATAAAGGCTCCGAAGGGTATTACAAATACAAAATCGAGATTAGCAACGATGGTGTCAATTACTCTACCTTGGATCGCACCAACAATCTGACCTATGGTTTTACAACAGATGCTGTGCATTTCACAGCTCGTTATGTACGGATCAATATGGTGAACGCCGTCTTGTGGAATAATCCGGGGAACTGGTATACCCCGACTCTGCACGAGGTCAAAATGTGGGGTCCTGCAACACCGGAAGCCACAGGTTATAGCCGGTTCAGTTCGCACAACGTTCCGGATCAATACATCCGTCACGCCAACTACATCGCACGCATTGATGCCAACGTCTCCCCTGCTCTGGATTCCCAGTTCCGCGTTGTACCGGGGCTGGCAAGTTCCACAGGCATATCCCTGGAGTCCATCAACTTCCCAGGCTACTTCCTGAAGCGTAATGCCAGCAATAAAATTGTACTTGAAGCTTACGCCGACACCTCCGCCTATAAGGGAGATGCTACGTTCCTGAGCAGCCCTGGTTGGGCTGACAGCACCAAAGTATCCCTACAATCGTACAGTCAGCCCGGATATTACATCCGGCATTATGATTACGTATTACAGCTCGATGCCATCTACGCATCCAGCAGCTCGACTGTGAAAAATGATGCCACATTTGGTCGAACTAATTTTTAA
- the ltrA gene encoding group II intron reverse transcriptase/maturase, producing the protein MKAEYRKGYRQRERVEREGYAGVRSIDTRESRERDGAEDLLEVILDRENLNRAYQRVKRNHGAPGIDGMTVEAALPWLRENRDELLQRIREGTYRPSPVRRKEIPKPDGSGVRKLGIPTVIDRVVQQAIAQTLQPVFEPLFSEGSYGYRPGRSAQQAIRKVKTCAEQGYGHAAEIDLSQYFDTLNHELLLNILRKQIQDRRVIDLIKKYLKSGVMESGVRRRTEEGSPQGGPLSPLLANIYLNEFDQEMEKRGVKVIRYADDIVILAKSKRAAKRLLESGRTVLEQRLKLQMNMRKSKVVSVLSQKHFKFLGFALGKNKNGVYIRVHRESLAKAKKKLKELTGRSQGRNARQVMESVKVYIRGWVGYFYVADMKRILQSWNEWLRRRMRMYIWKQWKKPRTKVDNLRKLGIPEWQAYQWGNTRLGYWRIAGSAVLNRSVTNERLAQAGNYDFPAQYERLRQLHLNG; encoded by the coding sequence ATGAAAGCAGAATACCGGAAGGGCTACCGGCAAAGAGAACGCGTGGAACGCGAAGGGTATGCAGGAGTGCGGAGTATCGATACTCGGGAAAGTAGAGAAAGAGACGGTGCAGAGGACCTGCTGGAGGTCATACTGGACAGAGAAAATCTGAACCGGGCATATCAGCGGGTCAAACGTAACCACGGAGCACCAGGAATCGATGGAATGACGGTCGAAGCGGCGCTTCCGTGGCTACGAGAAAACAGAGACGAACTTTTACAGCGTATTCGGGAGGGTACATATCGACCAAGCCCGGTAAGGCGAAAAGAAATCCCCAAACCAGATGGAAGCGGCGTTCGAAAGCTAGGCATCCCGACGGTAATCGATCGGGTCGTCCAACAAGCGATCGCTCAAACGCTGCAACCTGTGTTCGAGCCACTCTTTTCGGAAGGAAGCTATGGTTACCGTCCGGGGAGAAGTGCGCAGCAAGCGATTCGCAAAGTCAAAACTTGCGCAGAACAAGGATACGGTCATGCAGCCGAAATTGATCTGTCTCAATACTTCGACACCCTAAATCATGAACTTCTGCTGAACATACTGCGAAAACAGATTCAGGACAGGCGCGTCATCGACCTGATCAAGAAATATCTGAAAAGCGGAGTCATGGAGAGCGGCGTGCGGCGCAGAACGGAAGAAGGCTCACCACAAGGTGGTCCCTTGTCGCCTTTACTAGCGAATATCTATCTGAACGAGTTCGATCAGGAGATGGAAAAGCGAGGCGTGAAGGTGATTCGGTACGCGGACGACATCGTGATCTTGGCGAAGAGTAAGCGGGCAGCGAAAAGACTGCTGGAATCTGGCCGAACGGTGCTGGAGCAGAGGCTCAAGCTCCAAATGAACATGCGGAAAAGCAAGGTCGTGAGCGTCCTGTCGCAGAAGCACTTCAAATTTCTAGGATTCGCTCTGGGCAAGAATAAAAACGGTGTATACATACGCGTACACCGAGAGTCTCTGGCCAAAGCGAAGAAGAAGTTGAAGGAACTAACAGGCCGAAGCCAAGGCAGAAATGCAAGGCAAGTCATGGAAAGCGTGAAGGTCTACATTCGAGGATGGGTTGGTTACTTTTACGTAGCGGACATGAAGCGAATCCTGCAAAGCTGGAATGAATGGCTGAGAAGACGAATGCGGATGTACATCTGGAAGCAGTGGAAGAAACCGAGAACGAAGGTAGATAACCTACGAAAGCTAGGGATACCGGAATGGCAGGCGTACCAATGGGGAAATACAAGGCTGGGCTACTGGCGAATTGCTGGAAGCGCGGTGTTGAATCGCTCTGTAACAAACGAAAGGCTCGCACAGGCAGGGAATTATGACTTCCCTGCACAATACGAGCGCTTACGGCAACTGCACTTAAACGGTTGA